A region of Mammaliicoccus sp. Dog046 DNA encodes the following proteins:
- the mhqD gene encoding methylhydroquinone degradation carboxylesterase MhqD: protein MKHIYKQGEHGKPVFVMLHGTGGDERDLLPLAKILDPTYGILSVKGEVSENGMARFFKRRGEGEYDLEDLEFRGQELYEFIEESSRKYKFNLEDVVLVGFSNGSNIAINVILREESPFKKALLFAPLYPVDLQQNTKDLSAFNVFLSMGENDPIVTPEQSKRVIEIFKERGAEVHETWVNSHEITQESLNEAKKLL, encoded by the coding sequence ATGAAACACATTTATAAACAAGGTGAACACGGTAAACCAGTATTTGTAATGTTACATGGAACAGGTGGAGACGAAAGAGATTTGTTACCACTTGCTAAAATATTAGACCCAACATACGGCATTCTAAGTGTGAAAGGTGAAGTATCAGAAAATGGAATGGCAAGATTCTTTAAACGCCGCGGTGAAGGTGAGTATGATTTAGAAGATTTGGAATTTCGTGGACAAGAATTGTATGAATTTATAGAAGAATCATCACGAAAATATAAATTTAATTTAGAAGATGTTGTACTTGTAGGATTCTCAAACGGATCGAATATCGCAATTAATGTCATCTTAAGAGAAGAATCACCATTTAAGAAAGCATTGCTGTTTGCGCCATTGTATCCAGTAGACTTACAACAAAATACAAAAGATTTATCAGCATTTAATGTATTCTTATCAATGGGAGAGAATGACCCAATCGTGACACCAGAACAAAGTAAACGCGTCATAGAAATATTTAAAGAACGCGGAGCAGAAGTGCATGAAACATGGGTGAATAGTCATGAAATTACACAAGAATCTTTAAACGAAGCGAAAAAATTATTATAA
- a CDS encoding cysteine synthase family protein yields MKAFDLIGNTPLVLLEQFSTEAMKIYAKLEMYNLGGSIKDRLGKHLIEHAMSQGELSTGDTIVEATAGNTGIGLAIVANHYHINCVIYAPEHFSEEKMSIMRALGADVRRTPRSEGMIGAQQQAKAYAEKHQAYYVNQFNNDENPRAYVHTLAQEILDQCPDINYFVAGAGSGGTFSGTASVMHQHNVKNIIVEPEGSILAGGEAHAHDTEGIGVEKWPSFLDRSLIDDIKVISDQDAFHNVSQLALKEGLLAGSSSGAALQAAMDIAEDIDEGHIVVVFPDSSDRYMSKNILNYGGNNNE; encoded by the coding sequence ATGAAAGCTTTTGATTTAATCGGTAATACACCACTTGTTTTACTTGAACAATTTAGTACTGAGGCTATGAAGATTTATGCCAAACTTGAGATGTATAACTTAGGTGGCAGCATCAAAGATCGATTAGGGAAACACCTCATTGAACATGCGATGTCTCAAGGGGAACTCTCTACTGGAGACACGATTGTTGAAGCAACTGCGGGAAACACAGGCATCGGGCTAGCCATTGTGGCAAATCATTATCACATCAATTGTGTCATATATGCACCAGAACATTTTTCTGAAGAGAAGATGTCAATCATGCGTGCATTAGGTGCAGATGTTAGACGTACACCACGTTCTGAAGGTATGATTGGTGCACAACAACAAGCGAAAGCATATGCTGAGAAACATCAAGCATACTACGTTAATCAATTTAATAATGACGAGAACCCACGTGCTTACGTACATACATTAGCACAAGAAATTCTCGACCAGTGCCCGGATATTAATTATTTCGTTGCTGGTGCAGGTTCAGGCGGAACATTTTCAGGTACTGCTTCAGTCATGCATCAACACAATGTTAAAAATATCATCGTAGAACCTGAAGGCAGCATTTTAGCAGGTGGTGAAGCACATGCACATGATACGGAAGGTATTGGCGTTGAGAAGTGGCCGTCATTTTTAGATCGCTCACTTATTGATGATATTAAAGTCATCAGTGATCAAGATGCTTTTCATAACGTATCACAATTAGCATTGAAAGAAGGCCTCCTTGCTGGTAGTTCATCAGGTGCAGCATTACAAGCAGCAATGGATATTGCAGAAGACATTGACGAAGGTCATATCGTTGTCGTAT
- a CDS encoding flavin reductase family protein: MKKLRPDALTQKENYKLLIGSIIPRPIALVTSQSDSGLLNIAPFSFFNIVSSEPPILSIAVQRVEGEMKDTARNILQNKEAVVHIVDTDNVADANQTAARLGPDESEIDRTEFDLVGSVEVAVPGLKQSKVRFETQLYDHIVIGKEEEPISDLILLEVKYYHFDEAIYENGYINKDELGAVSRLAGNDYAEIGQTFTIKRPQ; the protein is encoded by the coding sequence ATGAAGAAACTACGACCAGACGCATTAACACAAAAAGAAAATTATAAATTGCTAATAGGATCCATTATTCCTAGACCGATTGCACTTGTGACATCACAATCAGATAGTGGGTTATTAAATATTGCCCCGTTTAGCTTTTTTAATATCGTGTCTTCGGAGCCGCCTATATTATCTATTGCTGTACAACGTGTCGAAGGTGAGATGAAAGACACGGCGCGAAATATTTTACAGAATAAAGAAGCGGTCGTGCATATTGTGGATACAGACAATGTTGCAGATGCCAATCAAACAGCAGCTAGGCTTGGACCAGACGAAAGTGAAATTGATCGTACTGAATTTGATCTCGTAGGTTCTGTTGAAGTTGCAGTGCCAGGATTGAAGCAAAGTAAAGTGCGATTTGAAACGCAATTATATGATCATATCGTCATTGGAAAAGAGGAAGAACCCATTTCCGATTTGATTCTATTAGAAGTGAAGTATTATCATTTCGATGAAGCAATTTATGAAAATGGCTATATCAATAAAGATGAATTAGGCGCAGTAAGCAGATTAGCAGGTAATGATTATGCGGAGATTGGGCAAACATTTACGATAAAGAGACCACAATAG
- the mhqE gene encoding ring-cleaving dioxygenase MhqE produces the protein MKNNELLGIHHVTAMTNDAVRNYKFFTEVLGMRLVKKTVNQDDIYTYHTFFADDQGSAGTDMTFFDFPNNPKGQRGTNSITRAAFRVPNDAALEYYLDRFESFGVKHDGIQDLFGKKVLPFEEEDGQRYQLISDELNEGVAPGIPWKNGPVPEDKAIYGLGPIEITVSYYDDFKAVLKEVYGMKPVVEEEQVTLFEVGEGGNGGQVILRKDDQGPEARQGYGEVHHVSFRLKDHEAIKAWEEKYNERRIGNSGNVDRYYFEALYARIGHILIEVSTDGPGFMGDEPYETLGESLALPPFLESKREYIESEIRMFDTSRQH, from the coding sequence ATGAAAAATAATGAACTTTTAGGAATCCACCACGTAACAGCGATGACAAACGATGCAGTAAGAAACTATAAATTCTTCACAGAAGTACTCGGTATGCGTTTAGTTAAAAAAACAGTGAACCAAGATGATATTTATACGTATCATACATTTTTTGCAGATGATCAAGGTTCTGCAGGAACAGACATGACATTCTTTGACTTCCCAAATAATCCAAAAGGTCAAAGAGGTACGAATTCAATTACACGTGCAGCATTTAGAGTTCCAAATGATGCAGCTCTTGAATATTATTTAGACCGATTTGAATCATTCGGCGTTAAACATGATGGCATACAAGATCTATTTGGTAAAAAAGTATTGCCATTTGAAGAAGAAGACGGACAAAGATATCAATTGATTTCAGATGAATTAAATGAAGGCGTTGCCCCTGGTATCCCTTGGAAAAATGGTCCAGTACCAGAAGATAAAGCAATTTACGGATTAGGACCTATTGAAATTACAGTGAGTTATTATGATGATTTTAAAGCCGTATTAAAAGAAGTTTATGGCATGAAACCTGTTGTTGAAGAAGAACAAGTAACATTGTTTGAAGTAGGAGAAGGTGGTAATGGTGGTCAAGTGATTTTAAGAAAAGACGACCAAGGTCCTGAAGCAAGACAAGGTTACGGTGAAGTTCATCACGTATCATTTAGATTGAAAGACCATGAAGCAATTAAAGCATGGGAAGAAAAATATAACGAACGTCGTATTGGTAATTCAGGTAATGTTGATCGTTATTATTTTGAAGCATTATATGCAAGAATAGGACATATATTAATAGAAGTTTCTACAGATGGACCTGGATTTATGGGAGACGAACCTTACGAAACATTAGGTGAAAGTCTTGCATTGCCACCATTCTTAGAATCAAAACGTGAGTACATTGAATCAGAAATTAGAATGTTCGATACAAGCAGACAACATTAA
- a CDS encoding MarR family transcriptional regulator, whose product MDRTKESLKALVGIKRTNDTLDRIVKQDMVNYGLTITEFAVMELLFHKGDQPIQKVKERILIANSSTTYVIDQLTKKGYVNRRQDTKDKRVTYAVLTEAGHTLMNNIFPQHAEAIEAAFSVLDDEELTVLRKALKKISAYEKV is encoded by the coding sequence ATGGATAGAACAAAGGAGTCCTTAAAGGCTTTAGTAGGTATTAAACGAACGAATGATACTTTAGACCGTATTGTTAAGCAAGATATGGTGAATTATGGACTAACGATAACGGAATTTGCAGTAATGGAATTGTTATTTCATAAAGGCGATCAACCGATTCAAAAAGTAAAAGAACGCATATTAATTGCGAATAGCAGCACGACATACGTCATTGATCAGCTAACGAAGAAAGGGTATGTCAATCGTCGACAAGACACGAAAGACAAACGTGTCACTTACGCTGTTCTAACTGAAGCGGGTCACACTTTAATGAATAATATTTTCCCTCAACATGCTGAAGCGATAGAAGCTGCATTTTCAGTGTTAGATGATGAAGAATTAACGGTATTAAGAAAAGCTTTAAAAAAAATCAGCGCTTATGAAAAAGTTTAA